In a genomic window of Rhopalosiphum maidis isolate BTI-1 chromosome 4, ASM367621v3, whole genome shotgun sequence:
- the LOC113549624 gene encoding multiple coagulation factor deficiency protein 2 homolog translates to MRGTVLAELLLLGIAVGFQRGPHHPRAAVSGEPRIESNHHEHKHPKPMGDTKFTQDKPILHDKRHIEEDLGLPDIDDSNLTDEELEFRYFIAHDYDKNTMLDGLELMSAFAHNMENYGDTETKKSNLENYTDLVDQILYDDDTNYDGFLSYTEYVIAKNKHLQNV, encoded by the exons atgaGAGGAACGGTGCTGGCCGAACTGTTGCTGCTGGGCATCGCCGTCGGGTTCCAGCGGGGTCCGCACCATCCGAGGGCCGCCGTGTCTGGCGAACCGAGAATCGAGAGCAACCACCACGAGCACAAACACCCCAAGCCCATGGGCGACACGAAGTTCACCCAAGACAAACCGATACTGCACGACAAGAG aCACATAGAAGAAGATCTTGGACTTCCAGACATAGATGACAGTAATTTAACAGATGAAGAAttagaatttagatatttCAT cGCTCATGACTATGATAAAAACACAATGCTTGATGGATTAGAATTAATGTCTGCGTTTGCTCATAACATGGAAAACTACGGTGATACAGAAACAAAGAAatcaaatttagaaaattatacag atttagttGATCAAATACTGTATGATGATGATACAAATTATGATGGATTTCTCAGCTACACTGAGTATGTGATTGCCAAGAACAAGCATttgcaaaatgtataa
- the LOC113549625 gene encoding mediator of RNA polymerase II transcription subunit 9, whose product MENTITVNDVDTDFLPLIHDIIKSGERENHEPQKSAQEISQKIQDLQKKIDQARSDIRKLPGIQYNSEQQLKAMDDLRQSLQMKRQLLLKYRHMYSFDVPKY is encoded by the exons atggaAAATACTATTACCGTCAACGATGTGGATACTGATTTTTTACCATTAATtcacgatattataaaaag CGGTGAAAGAGAAAATCATGAACCTCAAAAATCAGCCCAAgaaatatcacaaaaaatacaagatttacaaaaaaaaattgatcaagCACGAAgtgat ATTCGTAAATTACCAGGAATCCAATACAACAGTGAGCAGCAGTTAAAAGCCATGGATGATCTCCGTCAATCTTTACAAATGAAAAgacaactattattaaaatatagacataTGTATTCATTTGATGtaccaaaatattaa
- the LOC113548664 gene encoding uncharacterized protein LOC113548664 encodes MFCYIVKCLQNVVMTTAVTLSSVTSSDRGGLHTSVYFWLMLLAVCQCLSGTPTTASTTRHWSLAELTVTSSELPKQIPAPPYPVQQRIQSTPHYDQQLKLPSGNGVGSRHHYYPWTRPTVSIII; translated from the coding sequence aatGTCGTTATGACGACGGCGGTGACTTTATCATCGGTTACCTCTTCAGACCGCGGCGGACTACACACGTCCGTGTACTTTTGGTTGATGCTGTTGGCCGTGTGCCAATGTCTGTCTGGGACACCGACCACGGCGTCGACAACCCGCCATTGGAGTTTGGCCGAACTAACGGTGACGTCTAGCGAACTGCCCAAGCAGATACCGGCGCCGCCTTATCCCGTACAACAGAGGATTCAGTCGACTCCGCACTACGACCAACAGCTGAAATTGCCGTCGGGAAACGGCGTGGGTTCGCGACACCACTACTACCCGTGGACCCGACCGACGgtgtcaataattatttga
- the LOC113549623 gene encoding ribosomal oxygenase 1 — protein sequence MNSMSAFEYYAKNSITEKKVNLKSISKTKLKKMKFKMSKKEKVVEKPKKPSRVLNSFYSLNLKDSSKTGQKLMEWLIHPISLDDFMKNHWEKTILHVPRNSSNYFSQLFSLTELDTILRENNLQYGTNVDITSYTDNVRETHNPVGRAHPHVVWDYFNNACSIRLLNPQLFAPEIYKFMANLQEYFGSLVGCNVYLTPPFSQGFAPHYDDIEAFVVQVDGEKHWRVYKPRSKFETLPRTSSRNFHQDEIGEPILDVILRPGDFLYMPRGYIHQADTLFTETHSLHLTFSSYQQNSMYDFLQVVVNNSLSNAVKNDVSYRSGLPIGYQHLGGLCESEKPLPRSVQRQKFEKQINQLITNLKNHIDIDHAIDTFSLKNYYTNSLPPSLCNVEMLRTVANGTKMLPNGKTTEQEINLEITEVKLIRKNCFRLVEESTLDEETDQMISELRLYYNLDNSKQLHSNECQFVVIPDEMGLYVKKLFNIYPLFIKVSDLCNDNEQVMQLVNDLWERGLLITSEDITTMSN from the exons ATGAACAGTATGTCTGCATTTGAGTATTATGCTAAGAACAGTATTACTGAGAAAAAGGTGAATCTTAAAAGTATaagcaaaacaaaattaaaaaaaatgaaatttaaaatgtctaaaaaagaaaaagttgTCGAGAAGCCAAAAAAACCCAGCCGTGttttgaatagtttttatagtcttaatttaaaagattCTTCCAAAACGGGTCAAAAATTGATGGAATGGCTAATACATCCAATCAGTTTAGACGATTTCATGAA gAATCATTGGGAGAAAACCATCCTGCATGTGCCAAGAAACAGTTCTAATTACTTTTCGCAATTGTTTTCTCTTACTGAACTTGATACCATTCTTCGTGAAAATAACCTTCAATATGGGACAAATGTAGATATTACATCTTATACAGATAATGTACGTGAAACACATAACCCAGTTGGTCGAGCTCATCCTCATGTTGTTTGggattatttcaataatgcaTGTAGTATCCGCTTATTGAACCCTCAGCTATTCGCCccagaaatttataaattcatggCTAATCTTCAAGAATATTTTGGCTCATTAGTGGGTTGTAATGTTTACCTTACACCACCATTTTCTCAAGGGTTTGCTCCTCACTACGATGATATTGAAGCATTTGTTGTGCAAGTAGATGGAGAAAAACATTGGAGGGTTTATAAACCAAG aagtaAGTTTGAAACCCTCCCAAGGACTTCAAGCCGAAACTTTCATCAAGATGAAATAGGTGAACCAATTCTTGATGTAATATTGAGACCTGGAGATTTTTTGTATATGCCTAGAGGATACATACATCAAGCCGATACATTATTTACTGAAACACATTCTTTACATTTGACATTTTCATCATATCAACAAAATTCTATGTACGATTTTCTTCAAGTG GTGGTTAATAATTCTTTAAGTAATGCTGTGAAGAATGATGTATCCTATAGATCTGGATTACCTATTGGATACCAACATTTGGGAGGCTTATGTGAATCAGAAAAACCACTTCCTCGTTCTGTTCAAAggcaaaaatttgaaaaacaaatcaaccaacttataacaaatttaaaaaatcacattGATATTGATCATGCTATTGACACTTTTTcactgaaaaattattatacaaattcatTACCACCATCATTATGTAATG ttgaaaTGCTACGGACAGTTGCTAATGGTACAAAGATGTTACCAAATGGAAAAACCACAGAACAAGAAATAAACCTTGAAATTACTGAAGTTAAACTTATTCGTAAAAATTGCTTTAG GCTGGTTGAAGAAAGTACGTTGGATGAAGAAACTGATCAAATGATAAGTGAATTgagattgtattataatttagataattctAAACAATTGCATAGTAATGAGTGTCAATTTGTTGTCATACCAGATGAAATGGGATTGTATGTGaagaaactatttaatatttatccattatttattaaagtttctGATTTATGCAATGACAATGAacag GTTATGCAGCTTGTGAATGATTTATGGGAACGAGGATTGTTAATTACTTCTGAAGATATTACAACAATGTCAAattag
- the LOC113548989 gene encoding UPF0235 protein C15orf40 homolog — MKFLNATLFSSKIIKNMPKPKKNTKQVQDKLETVQSGPITVDKSGGIVIKINAKPGAKNNNITDISSDGIGVQINAPPTDGEANTELIKYLSKVLGLRKSDLSLDRGSRSRNKILIVQTSLGIEGITEKINQEIKESH, encoded by the exons atgaaatttctTAATGCTACtttattttcttcaaaaataataaaaaatatgcctAAGCctaagaaaaatacaaaacaggTTCAAGATAAATTAGAAACTGTTCAGTCTGGACCAATAACAGTCGACAAATCAGGAggcattgttattaaaataaatgccaAACCTggtgctaaaaataataatataacag atATATCTTCTGATGGTATTGGTGTTCAGATAAATGCACCTCCAACTGATGGTGAAGCTAATacagaattaataaaatatctatcaaAAGTATTAGGTTTGAGAAAAAGTGATTTAAGTTTAGATCGA GGTTCAAGatcaagaaataaaattttaattgtgcaAACTTCATTAGGCATAGAAGGCATCACTGAAAAAATTAACCAAGAAATTAAAGAAAGtcattaa